From Amycolatopsis sp. cg9, one genomic window encodes:
- a CDS encoding helix-turn-helix domain-containing protein, translating to MASEAEAGSLVRRQRELASLYATVKSLTALGELDEVLQSIVHHAHDLIGTDFTYLSLVGADGRLSAKASEGTVSPSFLAAAIPAGVGLGGKVLASRSPHWVRDYAGSTRIEHDPDFDHLVTAEKLVALLGVPLVIRGEAIGALFAADRSERAFQADEIALLNAFADHAAVAIDNARLYEASRTALREVRVAYRKIERAQAIHEALTGVVLGGGSPGEVAQLLAEQLGGTVTLLDRAHEADSAGAVEEARRSGRCAVVPGAGGTTLSVAAIQAGDSYLGALAWRRTAADGVPDDTDLRTLERATHILGLLILKERAVAEASERLSGELLTELLVGGPGISPAQRARTRARGIDADRLDLVLVADSPALPASDLSRHLHDIARERGGLAGEHLGRATMILPGADADQAVSEVHSGLRRVLGGPVIVVGERAADHDWARAFSLAGRCGAVVRAIGHTDLGATTHRFSLYAMLFDADRAGELDRFLAGSIGALLEYDRHRGTDLVGTLGAFYRHRANVAATARALHLHVNTLLKRLDRASTVLGLDWRTGNDLELQLGLRLHQLRPIATAPA from the coding sequence GTGGCCAGCGAAGCGGAAGCGGGTTCGCTCGTGCGCCGGCAGCGTGAGCTGGCGTCGTTGTACGCCACCGTCAAGTCGCTGACGGCGCTGGGCGAGCTGGACGAGGTCCTCCAGTCGATCGTCCACCACGCGCACGACCTGATCGGCACGGACTTCACCTACCTCTCCCTGGTCGGCGCGGACGGCAGGCTGTCGGCCAAGGCGTCGGAGGGCACGGTCTCCCCCAGCTTCCTCGCCGCGGCCATCCCGGCCGGCGTGGGACTCGGCGGCAAGGTGCTGGCCTCGCGCAGCCCGCACTGGGTCCGCGACTACGCGGGCTCGACGCGCATCGAGCACGACCCGGACTTCGACCACCTCGTCACCGCCGAGAAGCTCGTGGCGCTGCTCGGGGTGCCGCTGGTGATCCGGGGCGAGGCGATCGGGGCGCTGTTCGCGGCCGACCGCTCCGAACGCGCTTTCCAGGCCGACGAAATCGCGCTCCTCAACGCGTTCGCCGACCACGCCGCGGTCGCCATCGACAACGCCCGCCTCTACGAAGCGAGCCGGACCGCGCTGCGGGAGGTGCGGGTCGCCTACCGGAAGATCGAACGGGCGCAGGCGATCCACGAAGCGCTGACCGGCGTGGTCCTGGGCGGCGGCAGCCCGGGCGAGGTCGCGCAGCTCCTCGCCGAGCAGCTGGGCGGGACCGTCACGCTCCTCGACCGGGCGCACGAAGCCGACTCGGCGGGCGCCGTCGAGGAAGCGCGGCGCTCGGGCCGCTGCGCGGTCGTGCCCGGCGCCGGCGGCACGACCTTGAGCGTGGCCGCGATCCAGGCGGGCGACAGCTACCTCGGGGCCCTGGCGTGGCGCCGGACCGCCGCGGACGGCGTCCCGGACGACACCGACCTGCGGACCCTGGAACGGGCCACGCACATCCTGGGGCTGCTCATCCTCAAGGAGCGGGCCGTGGCCGAGGCGAGCGAACGGCTGAGCGGGGAACTGCTGACCGAGCTGCTGGTCGGCGGGCCCGGGATCAGCCCGGCCCAGCGCGCCCGCACCCGCGCCCGCGGCATCGACGCCGACCGGCTGGACCTGGTGCTCGTCGCGGACTCCCCCGCCCTGCCGGCGAGCGATCTTTCGCGCCACCTGCACGACATCGCCCGTGAGCGCGGCGGCCTGGCCGGCGAGCACCTGGGCCGGGCCACGATGATCCTGCCCGGCGCCGACGCCGACCAGGCGGTCTCAGAAGTCCACAGTGGACTGCGCCGCGTGCTCGGCGGCCCCGTCATCGTCGTCGGCGAGCGGGCCGCCGACCACGACTGGGCCCGGGCCTTCTCCCTTGCCGGCCGCTGCGGCGCGGTGGTGCGCGCGATCGGGCACACCGATCTCGGCGCCACCACGCACCGCTTTTCGTTGTACGCCATGCTCTTCGACGCGGACCGGGCCGGCGAGCTCGACCGGTTCCTCGCCGGCTCGATCGGCGCGCTCCTGGAGTACGACCGGCACCGGGGCACCGACCTCGTCGGCACCCTCGGCGCCTTCTACCGCCACCGCGCCAACGTCGCGGCGACCGCCCGGGCGCTGCACCTGCACGTCAACACGCTGCTCAAGCGGCTGGACCGGGCGAGCACCGTCCTCGGCCTCGACTGGCGCACCGGCAACGACCTGGAGCTGCAGCTGGGACTGCGGCTGCACCAGCTCCGGCCGATCGCCACCGCCCCGGCGTGA
- a CDS encoding long-chain fatty acid--CoA ligase: protein MDGLMQPRPLTIAHILERAERLFAHKTVVTAGTERLTYADVCGNARRLATALAALGVPAGARVGTFAGNSRRHLEVYLGAPVTKRVLHSINIRLSAEHLEYIVNHAEDDVVFVDRGLLPRIWPSAGRLPSVRYWVVLPDGTGTAIPADPRVLDYDELIAGAEPFTGSFEDTFALADENLAAGLCYTSGTTGPPKGVLYSHRSTVLHCLGTLAAGLVGLCESDVVLPIVPMFHANAWGLPYGAMMAGASLVLPGSSAEPAHLLRLMETERVTVAGAVPTVWTSLAPGLGAHDLSATRFLLGGGSAVPAALSETYRAAVGVPITHSWGMTEISPVGVIGGTRTQHRDAPEADRVAVRAAQGQPLPLVNVRIVDVETGRELPRDGRAVGELQVAGPWVAGGYFRVPAGESFTRDGWLRTGDLATIDADGYLRLVDRIKDLIKSGGEWISSVELEGAIASHPDVVEVAVVARPDPRWVERPVAYVALRAGSTATAEELLRHIAPMVAKWWLPDEFVFLAALPKTGTGKLSKLALRDSARIA from the coding sequence CTGGACGGGCTGATGCAGCCCCGGCCGCTCACCATCGCCCACATCCTGGAGCGTGCCGAGCGGCTCTTCGCGCACAAGACCGTCGTCACGGCCGGCACCGAGCGGCTGACCTACGCCGACGTGTGCGGCAACGCCCGGCGCCTGGCCACCGCACTGGCCGCCCTCGGTGTCCCGGCCGGTGCCCGGGTCGGCACGTTCGCCGGCAACAGCCGGCGCCACCTGGAGGTCTACCTCGGCGCGCCGGTCACCAAGCGGGTGCTGCACTCGATCAACATCCGGCTCTCCGCGGAGCACCTCGAGTACATCGTGAACCACGCCGAGGACGACGTCGTCTTCGTCGACCGCGGGCTGCTCCCGCGGATCTGGCCGAGCGCCGGCCGGCTGCCTTCGGTGCGGTACTGGGTGGTGCTGCCGGACGGCACCGGCACCGCGATCCCGGCGGATCCGCGCGTCCTGGACTACGACGAGCTGATCGCCGGGGCCGAGCCGTTCACGGGCTCGTTCGAGGACACCTTCGCGCTCGCGGACGAGAACCTGGCCGCCGGGCTGTGCTACACCTCGGGCACGACCGGGCCGCCCAAAGGCGTGCTGTACAGCCACCGGTCCACGGTCCTGCACTGCCTGGGGACCCTCGCGGCCGGTCTCGTCGGCCTGTGCGAGAGCGACGTCGTGCTCCCGATCGTGCCGATGTTCCACGCCAACGCCTGGGGCCTGCCCTACGGCGCGATGATGGCGGGCGCCTCCCTGGTCCTGCCCGGATCGTCGGCGGAGCCCGCGCACCTGCTGCGGCTGATGGAAACCGAGCGGGTGACGGTCGCCGGCGCCGTGCCCACGGTGTGGACGAGCCTGGCCCCCGGACTGGGTGCCCACGACCTGAGCGCCACGCGGTTCCTGCTCGGCGGCGGCTCCGCCGTGCCCGCGGCGCTGTCCGAGACCTACCGCGCCGCCGTCGGCGTGCCCATCACCCATTCCTGGGGGATGACGGAGATCAGTCCCGTCGGGGTGATCGGCGGGACGCGCACCCAGCACCGGGACGCGCCCGAGGCCGACCGGGTCGCCGTGCGCGCCGCCCAGGGCCAGCCGCTCCCGCTGGTGAACGTGCGGATCGTCGACGTCGAGACCGGCCGGGAGCTGCCGCGTGACGGGCGGGCCGTCGGCGAGCTGCAGGTGGCCGGGCCCTGGGTCGCGGGCGGGTACTTCCGGGTGCCCGCCGGGGAAAGCTTCACCCGTGACGGCTGGCTGCGCACCGGTGACCTGGCGACCATCGACGCCGACGGCTACCTGCGGCTCGTGGACCGGATCAAGGACCTGATCAAGTCCGGCGGCGAGTGGATCTCCTCGGTGGAGCTGGAGGGCGCCATCGCCTCCCACCCCGACGTCGTCGAAGTCGCGGTGGTCGCCCGCCCGGACCCGCGGTGGGTGGAACGCCCGGTCGCGTACGTCGCGCTGCGCGCCGGCAGTACCGCCACGGCGGAGGAGCTCCTGCGGCACATCGCGCCGATGGTCGCCAAGTGGTGGCTGCCCGACGAGTTCGTCTTCCTGGCCGCCCTGCCCAAGACGGGCACCGGCAAGCTCTCGAAGCTCGCCCTGCGCGATTCGGCGCGGATCGCCTGA